The following are from one region of the Andrena cerasifolii isolate SP2316 chromosome 1, iyAndCera1_principal, whole genome shotgun sequence genome:
- the LOC143369614 gene encoding uncharacterized protein LOC143369614 isoform X1 encodes MLVKYSLLLLSFVKKVATKVTDLIPQRSWISKWFNLSQDSEKPPPLKRLCIRMDVTHPPGTFSIQPGAKAPLNNVSPSKQQYSVHDEMSEDFSEPAMAGPSGMSHLISSTPSAQSDIRDITAERSELNSLVAATNNGTTNGMDDNSESSESTSGCSSLIPQTNRQEAPTNVSYNSPFSNRKRFNNEKLNFTAHAQSPRSLFLDSNRDSLSSRRPSFNASVMTNTPDRASPLSSPFYSGNTTFGGANAAGLYKRGRNLFNNSNEIQLKVPRRTSVEVKPSKTAGVDSSGMSQTAKKILEALEHFSSPITDAKKIPVKMTNNMSSLGKKRMRDDETSPPAKVGLRHLTRELTVPTVPEILKLRRRQKLQDTTVAARRIVSARSEPPPPQEYHLRTQTKEDSKHHGKLKGKATNLDQEETVEPVNLPSIPLPISSLPNFNFVPPVNAKTVDKSFADKNETFTFASPIKITNTTKNLKSINNFTFSSPISADKQLIDDTTDSSSPAKRICTKSGTTPSSRVPTVTQNFMWSGSSTAPRPKEKVKNGDNAVPAASNELKSGSVMDVLCSKSNKIAAEKSSETKAQSQSNKDSTNNKTNAVALGASKTNITKVTSLKSDAQQDSSTMWECPECLIKNDNSEAQCFACKTAKPSRKDNKACESSLAPKNIKESETKASDPFGSQFKLSSSQWECASCYVRNKEADTKCVACSGLKPGFKDKTKSTTTKLTNSELDGKSLEESWECPNCKLKNSACSTTCSSCKTSKSNLLKASPRKGKGFASETNTLVNQKTGTPMSSSLNNSTLVKTETMDNFKPNKDTWECPCCMVRNVTTVDSCPCCNTAKPNSGGATKTAPPLANGFGDQFKKPEGAWNCDACMLQNKPSDTECIACGGLKPGSKKSDNSATNATSNLQFNFGIPPGAGGFKFGIDKADQQKTDNVTPTNGFKFGESQPSSQPGQFTFGIQKDEKKKGETLKSGSSAPSTTTSGFGFQMNPKNSEKTDAKQSTETIDKKQTPPFSFGIPKTESGAVEKNKQPASTSSSTMLPPSFTFGVPKSEVKQPEVEKGKQGPLLGNTVAEVPKSSTEATASPAVTSTSTLPSVTQSSLKEAKPAGIFSFRVPSSTVGATGSTSSAVTSLPSTQSSFAFPEAKPMQAATVPTFGQLPATASTSSSTFTFCESKITDGISSSKTFGALSSSSSTNSMFSSLSNAQPLFGNSDAKATPTFGTPENKKPAFDANASKPSAFAMPETKVPTFGSTETKPSIFRAPDTKIPVFGSADNKTTPLFNPTPQAPTATPTPTFNAPTATPAPTFNAPSATPNLFGSSVTPVFGSNASSTFTADTSKPNIFASTTKQGETNAPSPNLFTFTGTAAQPVAPPGTGFNFSANTNPAGPNHKPMFTFGSTATAPQNNNVFGGTFNAPAPNNPGFTFNAPKPETPAFNQPTTSSIFGAPPPGAPDQQPASFSSAPPNAGFNFGSTAPAASSGGFNFGAVAPAAAPPAGYNFNPPPAAPTFDPNTPPSFNFTGGNTPTVFSGTPQAVAQRKIKKAFRRMR; translated from the exons ATGTTGGTTAAGTATTCTTTACTCCTCTTG tCTTTTGTAAAAAAGGTAGCAACGAAAGTAACGGATCTTATACCACAAAGATCGTGGATCAGTAAGTGGTTTAATTTGTCGCAAGACAGTGAGAAGCCTCCGCCTTTAAAACGACTATGTATTCGCATGGATGTTACTCATCCACCTGGTACATTCTCCATTCAGCCAGGAGCCAAAGCTCCGCTTAACAACGTCAGTCCTTCTAAACAACAATATTCGGTTCACGATGAAATG TCTGAAGATTTTTCTGAACCTGCAATGGCTGGGCCAAGCGGGATGAGCCATTTAATATCTTCCACGCCTTCGGCACAATCGGATATTAGGGATATAACCGCTGAGAGGTCCGAGTTAAATTCATTAGTTGCTGCCACAAACAATGGAACCACAAACGGTATGGACGATAATTCTGAATCCAGCGAGAGCACCAGTGGTTGTAGCTCTCTTATTCCGCAAACAAATAGACAAGAGGCTCCAACAAATGTCTCTTATAACTCCCCATTCTCCAATAGAAAGAgatttaataatgaaaaattgaatttca CGGCTCATGCACAGTCTCCGAGGTCTTTATTTTTAGATAGTAATCGAGATTCCTTAAGTAGTCGTAGGCCAAGCTTTAATGCGTCAGTCATGACAAACACGCCGGATCGtgcgtcgcccttgtcgtctcCCTTTTACAGTGGAAATACTACCTTTGGCGGAGCAAATGCAGCTGGTCTTTACAAACGTGGCCGCAATTTGTTTAATAATTCAAATGAG ATTCAACTTAAAGTTCCGAGAAGAACAAGCGTTGAAGTAAAACCATCTAAAACAGCAGGTGTAGATTCATCTGGCATGAGTCAAACCGCTAAGAAAATATTGGAAGCATTGGAACACTTTTCGTCGCCCATAACCGATGCCAAGAAAATTCCAGTGAAGATGACGAATAATATGTCATCGCTAGGTAAAAAGAGAATGAGAGATGACGAAACCTCACCGCCAGCTAAAGTTGGTTTACGTCACCTAACTCGTGAATTAACTGTACCAACTGTGcccgaaatattaaaattaagaagACGTCAGAAACTACAAGACACAACGGTCGCAGCTAGAAGAATTGTTTCAGCTAGAAGTGAACCACCGCCTCCACAGGAATACCATCTTAG AACACAAACAAAGGAAGATTCGAAGCATCATGGAAAGCTTAAAGGTAAAGCGACAAACCTCGATCAGGAAGAAACAGTTGAACCGGTCAATTTGCCAAGTATACCTTTACCAATATCTTCTTTACCAAATTTCAATTTCGTACCACCTGTTAATGCAAAGACAGTAGATAAAAGTTTTGCGGACAAGAATGAAACCTTTACATTTGCGAGTCctataaaaataacaaataccacGAAGAATTTAAAATCCATCAATAACTTTACATTTAGTAGCCCAATTAGTGCTGATAAACAGTTAATCGATGACACTACAGATTCAAGTTCACCTGCGAAGAGAATTTGTACTAAATCTGGTACAACACCTAGCAGTCGTGTTCCTACTGTAACGCAGAATTTCATGTGGTCTGGTTCATCTACAGCCCCGAGGCCAAAAGAGAAGGTAAAGAACGGAGACAATGCTGTTCCTGCTGCTTCGAATGAATTAAAGTCAGGAAGCGTCATGGACGTACTGTGTTCTAAATCTAATAAAATCGCAGCGGAGAAATCAAGCGAAACGAAAGCACAATCACAGTCGAATAAAGACTCCACTAATAACAAAACAAATGCGGTTGCTTTAGGTGCGAGTAAAACTAACATTACAAAAgttacaagcttaaaatcagatgCACAGCAGGACAGTTCAACTATGTGGGAATGCCCCGAGTGTTTGATTAAGAATGACAATTCTGAAGCGCAATGCTTTGCTTGTAAAACTGCCAAACCAAGTCGTAAGGATAACAAAGCTTGCGAATCTTCATTAGCACCGAAGAATATCAAAGAATCAGAGACCAAAGCCAGCGATCCGTTTGGCTCTCAGTTTAAACTTTCAAGTAGTCAATGGGAATGCGCATCCTGTTATGTGAGGAACAAGGAAGCCGATACTAAATGTGTTGCGTGTAGCGGACTTAAACCCGGCTTCAAGGACAAAACTAAGTCGACCACAACAAAGTTAACAAATTCTGAACTAGACGGAAAATCCTTGGAGGAATCATGGGAATGCCCTaactgtaaattaaaaaattccgcgTGTTCCACTACGTGTTCTTCTTGTAAAACATCTAAGTCAAATTTGTTAAAAGCAAGCCCTAGGAAGGGTAAAGGTTTCGCAAGTGAAACAAATACTTTAGTTAATCAGAAGACTGGTACGCCGATGAGTTCGTCGTTAAATAATTCAACTCTCGTGAAAACCGAAACTATGGACAACTTCAAGCCAAATAAAGACACATGGGAATGTCCTTGTTGCATGGTGAGAAATGTTACCACTGTCGACTCTTGCCCTTGTTGCAATACAGCTAAACCCAACAGTGGCGGTGCAACCAAAACTGCTCCACCACTCGCAAACGGATTTGGAGACCAATTTAAGAAGCCCGAAGGTGCATGGAATTGTGACGCTTGTATGTTGCAAAACAAACCAAGCGATACTGAGTGTATCGCTTGTGGTGGTTTAAAGCCGGGATCAAAGAAGTCAGACAATTCTGCTACAAATGCTACTTCCAATTTACAGTTTAATTTCGGTATACCTCCAGGTGCTGGTGGTTTCAAATTTGGAATAGATAAAGCTGATCAACAAAAGACTGATAATGTAACACCTACGAATGGTTTCAAGTTTGGCGAGAGTCAGCCAAGTAGTCAACCTGGCCAATTCACATTTGGCATTCAGAAagatgagaagaagaaaggCGAAACTTTGAAATCAGGAAGTAGTGCCCCTTCGACTACGACAAGCGGTTTTGGGTTCCAGATGAACCCAAAGAATAGTGAAAAGACTGATGCGAAGCAAAGTACTGAGACAATAGACAAGAAGCAAACGCCACCCTTCTCGTTTGGTATACCTAAAACTGAAAGTGGGGCAGTGGAAAAGAATAAACAGCCCGCGAGTACATCATCTTCTACGATGCTTCCACCTTCCTTCACATTTGGCGTACCAAAGTCTGAAGTTAAACAACCAGAAGTAGAGAAAGGAAAACAGGGTCCTCTGCTTGGAAATACGGTTGCAGAAGTTCCAAAGTCAAGTACAGAGGCTACAGCATCCCCCGCTGTTACCAGTACCAGCACTTTACCTTCAGTTACTCAAAGTAGTTTAAAAGAAGCGAAACCAGCTGGCATCTTCTCGTTTCGTGTACCAAGCAGCACAGTGGGAGCTACCGGCAGCACCTCCAGCGCTGTAACGAGTCTTCCATCTACTCAATCTTCCTTTGCATTTCCTGAAGCCAAGCCCATGCAGGCAGCAACTGTACCAACCTTCGGCCAACTACCAGCGACAGCGTCTACTTCATCCAGTACATTCACATTTTGCGAAAGCAAGATAACGGATGGAATTTCATCATCCAAGACCTTCGGTGCGTTATCAAGCAGCTCCTCTACAAATTCAATGTTCTCGAGCCTTTCAAATGCTCAGCCACTGTTTGGGAATAGCGATGCAAAGGCCACACCTACATTCGGTACACCAGAGAACAAGAAACCTGCGTTCGATGCAAACGCAAGTAAACCGTCCGCCTTCGCGATGCCAGAGACTAAAGTACCAACGTTTGGCAGCACAGAAACAAAGCCTTCGATCTTTAGAGCGCCTGACACAAAAATCCCTGTGTTTGGGAGCGCAGACAATAAGACGACGCCTTTGTTCAATCCAACCCCCCAAGCGCCAACAGCAACACCTACGCCGACCTTCAACGCGCCAACAGCAACACCTGCGCCGACCTTCAACGCGCCATCAGCTACGCCAAATCTTTTTGGATCATCTGTCACCCCTGTGTTTGGCAGCAACGCTTCTTCAACATTCACTGCTGATACCAGCAAACCCAATATATTTGCATCTACTACGAAACAAGGTGAAACTAACGCACCGAGCCCGAATTTATTCACATTTACCGGTACCGCTGCACAACCAGTAGCACCGCCAGGAACTGGATTCAACTTCTCTGCAAATACTAATCCCGCCGGACCAAACCATAAACCAATGTTCACCTTTGGCAGTACTGCAACTGCACCGCAGAATAATAATGTATTCGGAGGCACATTCAATGCTCCCGCGCCGAACAACCCTGGCTTCACATTCAACGCGCCTAAACCTGAAACGCCAGCATTTAACCAACCGACTACAAGCTCCATTTTTGGCGCTCCACCACCTGGTGCTCCGGATCAACAGCCTGCGTCGTTTTCATCTGCTCCTCCAAATGCGGGATTCAATTTTGGGTCCACAGCGCCCGCTGCGTCATCAGGAGGTTTCAATTTTGGCGCGGTT GCACCAGCTGCTGCACCACCCGCAGGATACAACTTCAATCCTCCCCCTGCTGCACCAACGTTCGATCCCAACACTCCACCATCGTTTAATTTCACTGGTGGCAATACACCTACCGTATTCAG TGGTACACCTCAAGCAGTggcgcaaagaaaaattaagaaagcttTCAGAAGAATGCGGTAG
- the LOC143369614 gene encoding uncharacterized protein LOC143369614 isoform X2, whose product MSIRRISATVGISASNTSRKRENKPLCFASKGSTLGAMLVKYSLLLLSFVKKVATKVTDLIPQRSWISKWFNLSQDSEKPPPLKRLCIRMDVTHPPGTFSIQPGAKAPLNNVSPSKQQYSVHDEMSEDFSEPAMAGPSGMSHLISSTPSAQSDIRDITAERSELNSLVAATNNGTTNGMDDNSESSESTSGCSSLIPQTNRQEAPTNVSYNSPFSNRKRFNNEKLNFTAHAQSPRSLFLDSNRDSLSSRRPSFNASVMTNTPDRASPLSSPFYSGNTTFGGANAAGLYKRGRNLFNNSNEIQLKVPRRTSVEVKPSKTAGVDSSGMSQTAKKILEALEHFSSPITDAKKIPVKMTNNMSSLGKKRMRDDETSPPAKVGLRHLTRELTVPTVPEILKLRRRQKLQDTTVAARRIVSARSEPPPPQEYHLRTQTKEDSKHHGKLKGKATNLDQEETVEPVNLPSIPLPISSLPNFNFVPPVNAKTVDKSFADKNETFTFASPIKITNTTKNLKSINNFTFSSPISADKQLIDDTTDSSSPAKRICTKSGTTPSSRVPTVTQNFMWSGSSTAPRPKEKVKNGDNAVPAASNELKSGSVMDVLCSKSNKIAAEKSSETKAQSQSNKDSTNNKTNAVALGASKTNITKVTSLKSDAQQDSSTMWECPECLIKNDNSEAQCFACKTAKPSRKDNKACESSLAPKNIKESETKASDPFGSQFKLSSSQWECASCYVRNKEADTKCVACSGLKPGFKDKTKSTTTKLTNSELDGKSLEESWECPNCKLKNSACSTTCSSCKTSKSNLLKASPRKGKGFASETNTLVNQKTGTPMSSSLNNSTLVKTETMDNFKPNKDTWECPCCMVRNVTTVDSCPCCNTAKPNSGGATKTAPPLANGFGDQFKKPEGAWNCDACMLQNKPSDTECIACGGLKPGSKKSDNSATNATSNLQFNFGIPPGAGGFKFGIDKADQQKTDNVTPTNGFKFGESQPSSQPGQFTFGIQKDEKKKGETLKSGSSAPSTTTSGFGFQMNPKNSEKTDAKQSTETIDKKQTPPFSFGIPKTESGAVEKNKQPASTSSSTMLPPSFTFGVPKSEVKQPEVEKGKQGPLLGNTVAEVPKSSTEATASPAVTSTSTLPSVTQSSLKEAKPAGIFSFRVPSSTVGATGSTSSAVTSLPSTQSSFAFPEAKPMQAATVPTFGQLPATASTSSSTFTFCESKITDGISSSKTFGALSSSSSTNSMFSSLSNAQPLFGNSDAKATPTFGTPENKKPAFDANASKPSAFAMPETKVPTFGSTETKPSIFRAPDTKIPVFGSADNKTTPLFNPTPQAPTATPTPTFNAPSATPNLFGSSVTPVFGSNASSTFTADTSKPNIFASTTKQGETNAPSPNLFTFTGTAAQPVAPPGTGFNFSANTNPAGPNHKPMFTFGSTATAPQNNNVFGGTFNAPAPNNPGFTFNAPKPETPAFNQPTTSSIFGAPPPGAPDQQPASFSSAPPNAGFNFGSTAPAASSGGFNFGAVAPAAAPPAGYNFNPPPAAPTFDPNTPPSFNFTGGNTPTVFSGTPQAVAQRKIKKAFRRMR is encoded by the exons ATGAGCATTCGGAGAATTTCAGCGACTGTAGGTATCAGTGCATCGAACACCTCTCGTAAACGTGAAAACAAACCTTTGTGTTTTGCATCGAAAGGTTCGACTTTAGGAGCTATGTTGGTTAAGTATTCTTTACTCCTCTTG tCTTTTGTAAAAAAGGTAGCAACGAAAGTAACGGATCTTATACCACAAAGATCGTGGATCAGTAAGTGGTTTAATTTGTCGCAAGACAGTGAGAAGCCTCCGCCTTTAAAACGACTATGTATTCGCATGGATGTTACTCATCCACCTGGTACATTCTCCATTCAGCCAGGAGCCAAAGCTCCGCTTAACAACGTCAGTCCTTCTAAACAACAATATTCGGTTCACGATGAAATG TCTGAAGATTTTTCTGAACCTGCAATGGCTGGGCCAAGCGGGATGAGCCATTTAATATCTTCCACGCCTTCGGCACAATCGGATATTAGGGATATAACCGCTGAGAGGTCCGAGTTAAATTCATTAGTTGCTGCCACAAACAATGGAACCACAAACGGTATGGACGATAATTCTGAATCCAGCGAGAGCACCAGTGGTTGTAGCTCTCTTATTCCGCAAACAAATAGACAAGAGGCTCCAACAAATGTCTCTTATAACTCCCCATTCTCCAATAGAAAGAgatttaataatgaaaaattgaatttca CGGCTCATGCACAGTCTCCGAGGTCTTTATTTTTAGATAGTAATCGAGATTCCTTAAGTAGTCGTAGGCCAAGCTTTAATGCGTCAGTCATGACAAACACGCCGGATCGtgcgtcgcccttgtcgtctcCCTTTTACAGTGGAAATACTACCTTTGGCGGAGCAAATGCAGCTGGTCTTTACAAACGTGGCCGCAATTTGTTTAATAATTCAAATGAG ATTCAACTTAAAGTTCCGAGAAGAACAAGCGTTGAAGTAAAACCATCTAAAACAGCAGGTGTAGATTCATCTGGCATGAGTCAAACCGCTAAGAAAATATTGGAAGCATTGGAACACTTTTCGTCGCCCATAACCGATGCCAAGAAAATTCCAGTGAAGATGACGAATAATATGTCATCGCTAGGTAAAAAGAGAATGAGAGATGACGAAACCTCACCGCCAGCTAAAGTTGGTTTACGTCACCTAACTCGTGAATTAACTGTACCAACTGTGcccgaaatattaaaattaagaagACGTCAGAAACTACAAGACACAACGGTCGCAGCTAGAAGAATTGTTTCAGCTAGAAGTGAACCACCGCCTCCACAGGAATACCATCTTAG AACACAAACAAAGGAAGATTCGAAGCATCATGGAAAGCTTAAAGGTAAAGCGACAAACCTCGATCAGGAAGAAACAGTTGAACCGGTCAATTTGCCAAGTATACCTTTACCAATATCTTCTTTACCAAATTTCAATTTCGTACCACCTGTTAATGCAAAGACAGTAGATAAAAGTTTTGCGGACAAGAATGAAACCTTTACATTTGCGAGTCctataaaaataacaaataccacGAAGAATTTAAAATCCATCAATAACTTTACATTTAGTAGCCCAATTAGTGCTGATAAACAGTTAATCGATGACACTACAGATTCAAGTTCACCTGCGAAGAGAATTTGTACTAAATCTGGTACAACACCTAGCAGTCGTGTTCCTACTGTAACGCAGAATTTCATGTGGTCTGGTTCATCTACAGCCCCGAGGCCAAAAGAGAAGGTAAAGAACGGAGACAATGCTGTTCCTGCTGCTTCGAATGAATTAAAGTCAGGAAGCGTCATGGACGTACTGTGTTCTAAATCTAATAAAATCGCAGCGGAGAAATCAAGCGAAACGAAAGCACAATCACAGTCGAATAAAGACTCCACTAATAACAAAACAAATGCGGTTGCTTTAGGTGCGAGTAAAACTAACATTACAAAAgttacaagcttaaaatcagatgCACAGCAGGACAGTTCAACTATGTGGGAATGCCCCGAGTGTTTGATTAAGAATGACAATTCTGAAGCGCAATGCTTTGCTTGTAAAACTGCCAAACCAAGTCGTAAGGATAACAAAGCTTGCGAATCTTCATTAGCACCGAAGAATATCAAAGAATCAGAGACCAAAGCCAGCGATCCGTTTGGCTCTCAGTTTAAACTTTCAAGTAGTCAATGGGAATGCGCATCCTGTTATGTGAGGAACAAGGAAGCCGATACTAAATGTGTTGCGTGTAGCGGACTTAAACCCGGCTTCAAGGACAAAACTAAGTCGACCACAACAAAGTTAACAAATTCTGAACTAGACGGAAAATCCTTGGAGGAATCATGGGAATGCCCTaactgtaaattaaaaaattccgcgTGTTCCACTACGTGTTCTTCTTGTAAAACATCTAAGTCAAATTTGTTAAAAGCAAGCCCTAGGAAGGGTAAAGGTTTCGCAAGTGAAACAAATACTTTAGTTAATCAGAAGACTGGTACGCCGATGAGTTCGTCGTTAAATAATTCAACTCTCGTGAAAACCGAAACTATGGACAACTTCAAGCCAAATAAAGACACATGGGAATGTCCTTGTTGCATGGTGAGAAATGTTACCACTGTCGACTCTTGCCCTTGTTGCAATACAGCTAAACCCAACAGTGGCGGTGCAACCAAAACTGCTCCACCACTCGCAAACGGATTTGGAGACCAATTTAAGAAGCCCGAAGGTGCATGGAATTGTGACGCTTGTATGTTGCAAAACAAACCAAGCGATACTGAGTGTATCGCTTGTGGTGGTTTAAAGCCGGGATCAAAGAAGTCAGACAATTCTGCTACAAATGCTACTTCCAATTTACAGTTTAATTTCGGTATACCTCCAGGTGCTGGTGGTTTCAAATTTGGAATAGATAAAGCTGATCAACAAAAGACTGATAATGTAACACCTACGAATGGTTTCAAGTTTGGCGAGAGTCAGCCAAGTAGTCAACCTGGCCAATTCACATTTGGCATTCAGAAagatgagaagaagaaaggCGAAACTTTGAAATCAGGAAGTAGTGCCCCTTCGACTACGACAAGCGGTTTTGGGTTCCAGATGAACCCAAAGAATAGTGAAAAGACTGATGCGAAGCAAAGTACTGAGACAATAGACAAGAAGCAAACGCCACCCTTCTCGTTTGGTATACCTAAAACTGAAAGTGGGGCAGTGGAAAAGAATAAACAGCCCGCGAGTACATCATCTTCTACGATGCTTCCACCTTCCTTCACATTTGGCGTACCAAAGTCTGAAGTTAAACAACCAGAAGTAGAGAAAGGAAAACAGGGTCCTCTGCTTGGAAATACGGTTGCAGAAGTTCCAAAGTCAAGTACAGAGGCTACAGCATCCCCCGCTGTTACCAGTACCAGCACTTTACCTTCAGTTACTCAAAGTAGTTTAAAAGAAGCGAAACCAGCTGGCATCTTCTCGTTTCGTGTACCAAGCAGCACAGTGGGAGCTACCGGCAGCACCTCCAGCGCTGTAACGAGTCTTCCATCTACTCAATCTTCCTTTGCATTTCCTGAAGCCAAGCCCATGCAGGCAGCAACTGTACCAACCTTCGGCCAACTACCAGCGACAGCGTCTACTTCATCCAGTACATTCACATTTTGCGAAAGCAAGATAACGGATGGAATTTCATCATCCAAGACCTTCGGTGCGTTATCAAGCAGCTCCTCTACAAATTCAATGTTCTCGAGCCTTTCAAATGCTCAGCCACTGTTTGGGAATAGCGATGCAAAGGCCACACCTACATTCGGTACACCAGAGAACAAGAAACCTGCGTTCGATGCAAACGCAAGTAAACCGTCCGCCTTCGCGATGCCAGAGACTAAAGTACCAACGTTTGGCAGCACAGAAACAAAGCCTTCGATCTTTAGAGCGCCTGACACAAAAATCCCTGTGTTTGGGAGCGCAGACAATAAGACGACGCCTTTGTTCAATCCAACCCCCCAAGCGCCAACAGCAACACCTACGCCGAC CTTCAACGCGCCATCAGCTACGCCAAATCTTTTTGGATCATCTGTCACCCCTGTGTTTGGCAGCAACGCTTCTTCAACATTCACTGCTGATACCAGCAAACCCAATATATTTGCATCTACTACGAAACAAGGTGAAACTAACGCACCGAGCCCGAATTTATTCACATTTACCGGTACCGCTGCACAACCAGTAGCACCGCCAGGAACTGGATTCAACTTCTCTGCAAATACTAATCCCGCCGGACCAAACCATAAACCAATGTTCACCTTTGGCAGTACTGCAACTGCACCGCAGAATAATAATGTATTCGGAGGCACATTCAATGCTCCCGCGCCGAACAACCCTGGCTTCACATTCAACGCGCCTAAACCTGAAACGCCAGCATTTAACCAACCGACTACAAGCTCCATTTTTGGCGCTCCACCACCTGGTGCTCCGGATCAACAGCCTGCGTCGTTTTCATCTGCTCCTCCAAATGCGGGATTCAATTTTGGGTCCACAGCGCCCGCTGCGTCATCAGGAGGTTTCAATTTTGGCGCGGTT GCACCAGCTGCTGCACCACCCGCAGGATACAACTTCAATCCTCCCCCTGCTGCACCAACGTTCGATCCCAACACTCCACCATCGTTTAATTTCACTGGTGGCAATACACCTACCGTATTCAG TGGTACACCTCAAGCAGTggcgcaaagaaaaattaagaaagcttTCAGAAGAATGCGGTAG